GTTTTAGGGGTTATCCTTTTAGCAGGAAGCTTAAACTTAAATGATATCGTGGATGCACAAAAACACGGTTGGTTCTTATTACTTCAACCAATTGGCTTTGTCGTATTCTTCATCTCATCAATCGCAGAATTAAACCGGACACCGTTTGACCTTCCGGAAGCAGAATCAGAGCTTGTCGCAGGTTATCACGTGGAATATTCCGGTTTCCGTTGGGCATTCTTTATGCTCGCAGAATATGTGTATTTGTTTGCAATGTCATCACTAATTACCGTTGTGTTCCTTGGTGGTTGGCTGCCGCCATTCGCGTTCCTTGGCTTCATCCCAGGTGCGGTTTGGTTTGCATTGAAATTCAGTGTGGTCGTCTTCATGTACATTTGGCTCCGCGTAACACTTCCACGTTTCCGCGCAGACAAACTAATGGAATTCGGCTGGAAGGTCCTACTGCCAGTATCCTTGGCCAACATCTTCCTCACAGCACTGATCAAATCGTTATTTTTCTAAAAATGGTGCCTGGCACCACTAACAATTTTTAAAAGGTAAAAGGGGTGAAAAAACGTGCTTGGATTAGCTAAAGGCTTGAAATATACCCTGAAACAATTAACCCGTGAAAAGGTTACCTACGATTATCCAAACAAACCGCTTCCACTACCGGATCGTTTCCGCGGGATTCAAAAATTCTACCCGGAAAAATGTATTGTTTGTAATCAATGTATGAATATCTGTCCAACTGAATGTATCGACCTCACGGGGAAAAAGCATCCGGACCCAACAAAAAAAGGGAAAATCATCGACACATACGATATCAACTTCGAGATTTGCATCCTTTGTGACCTATGTACGGAGGTTTGCCCAACTGAAGCCATCATCATGACCAATAACTTTGAGCTCGCTGAATACAGCCGTGATATGTTATTTAAAAATCTTGAATGGTTAGATGAAAACGACGAAAACATACGGAAGGAGAATAAAGCATGACCTTCTCAGGCGAATTTCTCGCTTTTATGGGGCTCGCACTTGTGGCGATCATCGGCGGCGTGCTTCTATTGAACCTAACGAAAGTTGTTCATATGGTCGTTGCCCTCATCTTCACTTTCGTCGCCATCGCCGGTATTTACGTTCTGCTATCCGCAGAGTTTGTGGCTGCCGTCCAAATCTTAATCTATTCTGGTGCAATCACCATTATCATGCTGTTTGGCATTATGTTAACGAAGCATGATGACGAAAGTGAACCAAAAGCAGGCAAATGGAGAAAGTTACTTTTGTTCCTAGGAATTGTGGGCTTTGCTTTTGCAGTGTATATCGGCATCTACGATTTCAATATCGAGCAGACACCATCTACGCTACATGAAAATAACACACTACAAATCGGTAAAGCACTTTACTCAAAATATGTCATTCCGTTCGAGTTAACATCGGTATTGCTATTAGTTGCCCTTGTCGGCTCGGTAATCTTGGCGAAAAATGAGAAGAAGGAGGCGGATGAGGAATGAGTTCAGTTCCCGCTTCAGCCTTCCTGGCACTGGCACTTATACTGTTTTGCATCGGCTTGTACGGTGCGTTAACGAAAAGAAACACAGTCATCGTCCTAATCTCGATCGAATTAATGCTGAATGCCGTGAATATCAACCTGGTCACTTTCAGTAAATACGGCATGACGCCATCGATTACAGGTCAAATTTTTGCCCTGTTCGCAATCAGCGTGGCTGCAGCCGAAGCAGCGGTCGGACTAGCGATCCTTATCGCACTGTACCGCAATAAGAAAACCGTCAACATCGATGAAATGGACACAATGAAAAACTAGATAGAGCACAATGGGTGTCAGGCACCTTGTTCTATAAAGGGGATAGTGATAATGATGGAGAATGCATGGCTCATACCGCTTTTCCCGCTATTATCGTTTTTGATCCTTCTTCTATTCGGTAAGCGGTTGAAGGAGGCAAGTAGTTATGTGGGGATTCTTCTTACGCTCGCATCACTTGTCTATTCAATCCTTGTATTATTTGAGCGCTTTTCAGAGCCAACCTACGTCACGAAGTTTGACTGGCTCACGATAGGAGATCTGCATCTAACAGCGGGCTTTGAAGTGAATCAATTAAATGCATTAATGCTGTTTATCGTATCGCTCGTAAGTTTCTTAGTACATACCTACTCGAAAGGGTACATGCATGGAGACGAGCGGTTTCCAGTATTCTATGCCTACTTAGGATTATTTACCTTTGCAATGCTTGGATTGGTGCTTTCACCAAACCTATTGCAAACCTACATTTTCTGGGAGCTTGTCGGTCTCGGTTCGTTCCTATTAATCGGTTTCTATTTTTACAAAGAAGAAGCGAAAGCTGCGGCGAAAAAGGCATTCATCATGACCCGTATCGGGGACGTGGGCCTATTTATCGGGATGGCTCTCCTATTCTGGGAAACCAAAAGCTTTGAATATAGTGAAATCTTCGCTGCCGTAGAAGCTGGCAACATTTCAACTACCATGATTACTTTAACGGCAATCCTGATTTTCATTGGGGCAGTTGGTAAATCTGGTCAGTTCCCGCTTCACACCTGGCTTCCAGATGCGATGGAAGGTCCGACACCAGTTTCGGCTCTCATCCACGCAGCAACGATGGTTGCAGCAGGGGTGTACTTAGTGGCAGCACTATTCCCACTGTTCTTAGCGAGCAAAACAGCACTATTAACCATCGCCGTAATCGGTGGATTTACTGCGATTTTTGCCGCAAGCATTGGTCTTGTGCAAACAGATATTAAAAGAGTCCTAGCATATTCAACCGTTTCACAGCTTGGCTACATGATGCTTGCCTTAGGGTCTGCCGGCTATGTGGCAGGGGTGTTCCACTTGATGACACACGCGTTCTTCAAGGCATTACTATTCCTTGCAGCCGGTTCTGTCATTCATGCGGCACACACTCAAAACATCGAAGAGATGGGCGGGCTTTGGAAAAAGCTGAAGCTGACCGGGCCGCTTTTCTTAATCGGAACACTCGCAATCAGCGGTGTACCGTTATTTTCCGGTTTCTTCTCAAAGGATGAAATTTTAGTTGCAGCTTGGGAAGGCGGACATCCAGTTCTTTTCTTGCTAGCATTAATCGCAGCCTTTATGACTGCATTCTACATGTTCCGCTTGTTCTTCCTCGTGTTCACGGGTGAAGCACGCGGCGATCAAAAGCATGTTCACGAATCACCGTCCAACATGACATTCCCGATGATCCTTCTCGGAGTCTTGGCAGTGGTTGCGGGTTACGTCAACACACCATGGTTCGGTACATTCCTTGGCGACTGGTTAGTGGATGGCAATGAAGCGCTAGCCCACCATGCCCATATCGAAGGTCCAGCCTGGATTATGATTGCAGCAACAGTCGTCTCTTTAGCAGGTATTCTTCTTGCTTATCTGATTTACTACAAGCGTTCTGTTTCCCGCAACTGGTTAAGCGGTACGGGTGATACGCTTCATACAATTCTATTTAATAAATATTACGTGGACGAATTCTATCAACTAACAGTCGTAGCTGCTACAAAAGCAATCAGCTACTTCCTGCGTTTCATCGATGTCTTCCTTGTTGAAGGACTCGTGAAGGGTGTAGTTGGAATTGTTCAAGGACTTGGTCAAACAGGTTCCAAAATGCAGAACGGTCAGGTTCAAACCTATGGTGCCGTTGCCTTCATCGGCCTTGCACTATTAGTCGTTATTTTTGCATTAACAGGGGGGTATCTACGATGAACTTACATGCAGTCCTTTCTGTCCTAGTATTCTCCCCTTTACTAGGTATCGTAGTATTGGCTTTCATGCCGAAATCGCAGGAAAAAACCATTAAACTAGTCGGCTTTTTAGCGACTCTGCCAGCGTTAATCCTGGCATTAGCGGCTTACCTCCATTATCAATGGGGCAAGGATCTAGCGGACTTTTCCGTATCGGTGCCATGGATTCAGTTCCGAGGCATGAACGGGATTGAAGAACCGATTTTCTCTGTTTACTATGAGCTTGGATTAAGCGGCTTCCAGCTATTGTTGGTTGTCTTAACAACCGTCGTGGCGACACTCGCTTCGATTGCAGCCATTTTTGTAAAAAAAGAATGGAAAGGCTATTTCATGCTATTCCTTCTTTTAGAAATCGGTATGCTTGGCGTGTTTACCGCTGAAAACCTAATTCTGTTCTTCATCTTCTTCGAAGTAACACTAATCCCGACGTTCTTTTTAATCGGAAAATGGGGTTATTTTGAAAAAGAAAAGGCAGCCTACAGCTTCCTAATATACAACGGGTTAGGCTCAGCAGTCTTACTAATCGTGATTATGATTCTGTTTGCAAAAACAGGAACATCGAACATTGAATTATTAACACAAATGATGGCTGACCCAAGTACACCGGTTTCTGGTGACTTGAAGCTTGGCTTACTAATCGCATTATTGATCGCTTTCGGAGTAAAATTACCGATCTTTCCGCTTCACAGCTGGATGCTGAAGGTTCACGTTCAGGCACCGCCATCAGTGGTTATGATCCACTCTGGGATTCTGTTAAAAATCGGTGCGTACGGCTTAATTCGTTTTGGAATGGGTATTTTTCCGAAGCAGTTTGAGACTCTTGCGACAATCATTGCTGTACTTGGAGTAGTCAATCTACTCTACGGGGCGTTTCTAGCGTTCATTCAAACAGACTTTAAAATGGTTTTGGCTTATTCATCTATTTCCCACATGGGAATCGTGTTAATCGGACTGGCTGCCATGAATGAGGCAGGCGTTCAGGGGGCGATTTTCCAAGTGATTTCACACGGATTGATTTCCGCGTTGTTGTTCTTCTTGGTGGGTGTATTGTACGAACGTACCGATACATCATTAATCGGAAATCTGGGCGGAATGGCGAAGGGGATGCCCATTGCCGCAGGCTTCTTGCTTGCTGGTGCGATGGCTTCGCTCGGACTGCCGGGGATGTCTGGATTTGTCAGCGAATTTATGGCGTTCTTAGGTCTATTCAAAGCTATGCCGTGGCTTGCTGCGGTTGGTACGATCGGTATTATCATGACGGCCGCTTACTTGTTGCGCGCAGTCTTAGGGATGACTTACGGAAAGTCACACCGTGAATTTACTGGTGTGGTGGATTTGAAAGGTGTGGAATTCGTTCCAGTCCTTGTGCTTACGTTATTAATCGTATTAATTGGTGTGTATCCAAGTGTTCTAAGCTCTCCGCTTCAAACTACACTTGAAACAATTTTGCCAGGGTTAGGAGGGTGATGAAGGATGGATTTTGCGACATTGAAATCATTTGAATGGAGTGTCATGACACCAGAGTTCATCATCCTTGGTGTGTCAGCACTATTAACATTGTTGGATTTATTTATGCCGAAAAAGCAAAATCGACGGGTGCTTGGCTGGATCGCGATTCTAGGTGTATTCGCAGCGATTGTGTCTCTTGCCGGCTTAATGGGCAGAGATATCACCTCGATTTTGGAAGACAGCTTTACGCTTGATACGTTCGGCAAGGCGTTTAAATTTCTGCTTCTTATCGGCTCGGCGCTGGTGCTGTTCTTAGCTGTCAGCTATGAGACGAAGGATGGAATAGAAGAGAGCCACGGTGAGTTTTACTACCTGTTCTTAACGGCGTTGCTCGGTGCGATGATCATGGCCTCCAGCGGTGATTTAATCACACTTTTCATCGGCTTAGAATTATTAACGGTTTCTTCTTATATTTTAGCGGGCATTCGCAAACACCACTTAGGGTCTAACGAATCCGCAATGAAATACGTCATCAATGGCGGAATTTCGACCGCGATTACGCTGTTTGGTATGAGTTATGTGTACGGGTTAACGGGCACGACAAACCTTTTCACGATGGCGCAAAACTTGGCGGCGGTATCTGATGCCCAGCAAACCTATTTGCTAGGCTTGGCCTTCTTAATGATTTTCGTTGGTTTATCCTTTAAGCTTGCGGCTGCTCCTTTCCATATGTGGGCGCCGGACGTGTATCAAGGAGCGCCAACTCCAGTAACGGCTTTCTTGAGCGTCGTATCGAAAACAGCAGGCTTTGTGATCGTCATTCGTATTCTTGTGGCTGTATTCTACAATGCGGCACCAGAGGGCGGCGCCGGTGGAGAAAGCATCCTGTTTAAGATGCATGACTACCTCGCTGTGATTGCTGCAGTTACGATGATTGTCGGTAACGTGGTCGCGTTGAAGCAATCGGATATTAAGCGGATGTTCGCTTACTCCAGTATCGCGCATGCAGGGTATGTGCTCGTGGCGTTAACGACATTGAGTGCGAACCTTGTGTTCTCGATCTGGTTCTACCTGCTTGCGTATCTGCTGATGAACCTTGGGGCATTTGCGATTATTCAAGTGGTGACGGAAAAATCAGGGTCAACGAAGATTGCTGATTTTGCTGGTTTGTATCGCCGTTCACCGGTGTTAGCGGTTCTAATGGGAATTCTATTGGTTTCCTTAGCAGGCTTCCCGGGTACAGCGGGCTTTATTGGCAAGTTAAACATCTTTATCGGCGCCTTCTTTGGGACTCCGCATTATGTGCTTGCATCGATTATGATTGCCACTACAGTGGTATCGTATTTCTACTATTTCGGTGTCATGACGCAAATGTTCTTCCGTCCGGCGAAGGATGAGAGCAAGTTGCAGGTACCATTTGGGATTGTCGTGGTGCTCTTGGTTGCGGTAGTAGGCTCTGTTTTATTCGGAGTAGCGCCAAACCTGGCACTCGATTTCTTGAACAATATGTAAGGTACGATTTTGGGGGAAATGAACGAACGATCGGCTCAGCTCGGCGGCCTTGGGGAAGGCTGCCAGCTCAAATATAGGGGTTATATATGTAAAAGAAGAGGTTGGGGAACCTCTTCTTTTTTTATGGTCTCCGCAGCCGTATATTGAGCTTGCTAGAGGGTGATTCCGCCGGGAATTCTAACAGTTTTCCAGTGGTGATTCCGCCGGTTTTGGTGATTATTCCGCCAACTTGCAGGAGGATTCCGCCAGTTTTTAACGGAATTCCGCCAACTTGCTGCATAATTCCGCCAACTTCTCCAATTATTCCGCCAAACATCAATTCCTCACATGAAAAACTATACCTCGCCTGAAAGAAAATCACCGTTCGATGGACATTGTCATTTTTCTGCCAATGCAAAAATAAAATGATAAAAGGCCAAAGCGTCCTCAATTTAGTTAAAGAGGAGGATCACGTAATGAATAGCCCAAGGATTACGTTGTTGTTTCCAGAGTGTGAGAATGTTCACCTCACAAAAGATTTAGGGATGATCCCATTTATACTCCACAAGTACTTAGGGTACGACGCGACCATTGCTTGTTACAACAACGGGGAGTATCCCTATGCAAAAGAAGAAGTGAAGGGGGTCAAACTTGACTTTTTTGAAAATATGGAGGGGCGTCTGAATGATGGAAGTAGATATCTTCAAGAGAATGCTAGTGAAATAGACATTCTCTATCTTTGGGGGATCTATAGGGAGACGGTAACGTGGCTCCTAATCTACAAACGTTTGAACCCGGAAGGAAAAGTCTATTTGAAACTCGACGCGAATGTATGGTGGATGAATCGGTTGGAGCTTACGGAAGAAGTGATAACAATACTTAACCAGTGCCATGTGATTAGTGTCGAGTGTAAAAGACTGCATGAGTATTTGAATAGGAGATGGCCGCTTTCCATCCACTACATTCCCAATGGTTATTACAATTTTCATAACAGCCCTGAGGTCGATTACGATGAGAAGGAGAACACCATCCTAACGGTAGGAAGAATCGGAACGGTTCAAAAAGCCAATGATGTCCTGTTACAAGCGTTTAAGCTTGCGGAGGCAAACATTCCGGATTGGAAACTGAAAGTAGTCGGAGATATTCAAGAGGATTTTCACGCATACATCAATCAGTATATGGAAGAAAACCCTCACCTGAAAAGCAGAATTATTTTTACAGGAGGAATAACCGACAGAAAAGCCTTGGAAAATGAATATAGGAAAGCAAAAATCTTTTGTTTAACGTCAGTGAATGAAGGATTTCCACTAGTTTTTCCAGAGGCAGCAGTGAATGGGTGTTATATTGTCTCTACCGATTTAGACCCTGCGTATGACATAACGGATAATCAAAAGTTCGGGGCTTTATTTCCAATAGGGAATAGTGAACAGCTTTCAAACATATGGGTGGATGTTTGCAATGACGAAGAAAGACTTAAAAATACATGTAAACAGATTCAAAAGTTTACGAGAGATTCATTTAATTGGATAAAGATAGGTAAAAAACTAGATCTGTTATTTAAATTGTCTTGAGGTGATCGAGATATGTTTGAATTGAAAATACACAAAGATGACGTGGTGTTCATAGATCAGTTGACGGGTTCTTCCGAAGTAATCCTTACCTTTGGAGGACACCATATTCTTACTCCTTTAAGTACAGACACCTTACGAAAAAAATATTTTGATATCATTCATACCTTTCCGACCATACAGATGTATACATATGGGGAAGCGGAAAGAGTAGATATGGTGGCATTGACAACCCTCGTGTTTAAAAAACTTATGTCCGGAAAAAATCAACAGATACGAGCGTTAGAAATGGGCAGCGGGTATGGATGTTCCTCTTATTTTTTGGCTAGCGTACTGAAGGTCTTTTCGAATAGCAATTACTTGTTTTGTATGGATTCTTGGGAGCCACGTAAGGAGCAACCAGATCTAGCCCATTATCAAAATGTGTTCGACCATTTCAGAAGTATGATGAAGTATACTGGGGTCTATGAACAGATTAAATCACTTGTTTGTGACCCCCAAGTGGGGATGGAAACACTCCAAGATGATTTTTTTGATGTGATTTTTGTTAATGGTAATCATGAGAAGCAAGACATAATCCATGCCGTAAAAAAAATAAAGGTTGGCGGTTTACTCATAGGCTACAATTACTCTGGGCTAAATGAGATGTTTGGGGAGGATTTATCTGGGTTTGGTAAGAGCTCGGTCTGGAATAAAACCATCACAAAAGAAGATAAACTTAGGTGTCAGCAAATGAAGGGGCCGAACAATGCCGATAGTACCTTGAAAGTTCGAGAAATAGCGAGCGCGGTGAAGGAGTCCATGGCCTATCTTTCCTCACAGGTGCAGGATAGGAATTCCCCAGCCTATCAAACGTTGTTAAATCAAACGATTCAGGCTGTCCATTTTGTGGAGAAACTTGTAGCGAAGGAGGATACAAATAGGGAATTAAAACTCTCCTCCAATCTCCTGAAAAGTTGCCTTTTGGATTATAAACTCAGTTGTGAAAATAATGCCCATGACCAATCGGCTTCCTTGATGGTAAAGGACATAGTCCCTATTTTTACCAAGTGGATTCAACAAGCCAATCAAGAGAAGGCCGAAGGAGAACCTGCTGTTAAAAAGAACCTTCATGGCGCGCAAAAGGTGGAAACAGGAAGTCATACGCAATACGATAAGGGTTTTTTCAGTTCGCAGCAACACGGCTCACTTCTTTCAGCCAAACAGGTGGTTCCCTACTTAATCAATTTACTTAAACCAAAAAGTGTCGTTGATGTTGGATGCGGGGTGGGCACCTGGCTTTCTGTTTTCAAAGACCAGGGGGTGGAAGTGATTACCGGGTTGGATGGAGACTATGTCGATACCAACATGCTGCATATCCCGAAAGAAAGTTTTATTTCTCAAGATGTGTCTAAATCTTTTACTTTAGACCGTCAGTATGATCTTGTTGTTTCACTTGAGGTGGCGGAGCATCTTCGTGAACAAGAAGCAGAGCCATTTGTTGATAATCTTGTGAGTCTAGGACCCATCATCTTATTTTCGGCAGCGATACCGTTACAAGGTGGGACTGATCATCTCAATGAGCAATGGCCTGATTACTGGAGAAATATATTCCTCAAAAGAGGGTATTTGGCAGTGGATTGTATTAGAGGGGTCTTTTGGAATAACAGCCAGGTGGAATGGTGGTATAGGCAAAATATGATTATGTATGTAAAGAAGGAGTGGGTCGGGAAGTATCCTGAACTGGAGGCATTTACAAAAATAAACACACCATTATCGATCGTGCATCCTGCTGTTTATTATGGACGCAACCGGCTACGAATGAATTAATATATCAAAAAAGGCGACAAGTATCTGTCGCCTTTTTTGCTCTATTGAACGTTTGTGTTTACGACAACTCATCCTTCACATCGCCATAGCCTTCTCTTACTTTTCCTTTGGCCTTATCCATTTTGCCATCCATTTCAGTGGAGTGGTCGTCCGTTAGTTTGCCCCATTTTTCCTTCGCTTCACCTTTAGCCTGCTCTAAGTTTCCTTTTACTTGGTCTTTATTCATTTTGTCGTCCTCCTTGTTTTTTAGTTAGTATTTTAAATACCAATATTGGTATGGTATTAAACATAATTTTGGTTATCTAAACGTTTTATAGGTTGTCAGGTTGGTCCTTCTTTTCGCCATCGCTGATACCATTATCCTGGTCGACACCGTCACCGACGCCTTTATCTTTCAATTCTTTTTCAATATCCTCTTTCGCTTCTTTTAAGTTTTCCTTCGCATCCTTGAAGGAGGTATCGGCTTCCTTCTTGGTATCCTTATCGATTGCATCCTTTTGCTCGCCATCGCTGATACCATTATCCTGATCGACACCGTCGCCGCATCCGGCTAAGCCGAATGTAAGCAGGACAGCCAAACCACCCGCAACTAGATTTCTTCGCCTCTTGGTAATCATGTAAACTCCTCCTTTGTTTTTGTGTTTCGCTGTGTTGGTGACTATATTCCCAGCGAAAACACAATCAAAAACCTCTCTTTTTTGAAAAAATTTTCCCTTCATTAAATGCATTTTTTTAAAAAGTCAGTTTGCTAGATTGTGGGTTTGAATGAAGAGAGACGGGGTAATACAGAGAGCAGAACAAGATTCGAGTTTGATACGAAAAGGAGAGAGGATATATGAACGCAAATGAGATGATGATGGGCTGGTCCTCATACTTTCAAGACCTTCCCAATTTAATCATGGCATTACTCGTGCTATTAGTGGGTTGGCTGATTGCCAAGTGGATTGGCCGAGGCGTAGAAGCAGCCTTAAGGAAGACCAGTTTCGATGATAAACTGTTTTCGAAGTTCGGCAAGCGAAAATATTCATCCGAAGTGATTATTGGGAAAATAGTTTACTATCTTTTATTAGTAGTCGTTTGGACGATTTTCTTCAATATGCTGAGCTTAAGCTTCATTGCTACACCGTTCGTTCAAATGCTATCAACCATTACAGCAGCAATTCCTAATCTATTAAAAGCAGCACTTATTCTATTGTTTGCCTGGGTGGTTGCGTATCTGTTGTCCAATCTTTTCAAAAGAGCGGCGACACGCTTTAATTTAGAACGACATTTAGCAAAGCGTGACCTGGCAAAAGGTGAGTTGGATGCAGTAAATAAGGTGAACAGCATTTCGAAAGTCATTTTCTACTTTGTTCTCTTATTATTTTTACCAGCGGTATTAGGTGCATTGGATATGGAAGGCATCTCTAAGCCTTTCGCACAAACACTTTCTGTCATTCTAGCCTTTATCCCGAAATTATTTGCAGCCGCATTGATTCTATTTATCGGTTGGTTAATGGCTAAGATTGTTCGTGATATTTTAACGAGTCTTTTAACAAATGCAGGTGTGGAAAAGTTAGGAAAGCGATTGGGCTTGGACCAATCGGCGGATGGACGTGCTAGTCTTTCGAATATCATTGGAAATATCGCGTTTATCTTAATTCTTCTGCCTACGATCATCACTGCTTTAGAAAAACTAGACTTGAAGGGCGTTTCGGATCCGGCGATTAGCATGCTTCGTTCGGTCTTGTCGATGATTCCAAATATCGCTGTGGCCGTGATGTTGATTTTAGCAGGAATTTGGCTTGGTAAAGTGGTCGAGAAAATCGTCACTCAAATGCTGTGGCGCGTACGCTTTGATGGAGTATTTCATAAGATGGGCGTCGGCTCATTAACACCGGATGCTTCAAAGACGTCCCTATCACAGTTGGTAGGATTGCTGGCGAAAATCGTAGTAGTTCTGTTATTCACAGTGGAAGCATTGCAAATTGTTCATTTAGACTTCTTAGTGACACTGGCAACTGGCGTGTTGGCATACCTGCCAATGCTAGTAGCGGCTCTAGTGATCTTGGGAGTAGGTTTATATGTGGGACATTTAGTAGAAAGAATCCTTCAAAACGTGTTGAAAAATACCTACTCACGCACACTAGCGGCGGTAGCAAAGTATGCAGTCTTTACGATCACTATTTTTATGGCACTAGATCAGCTTGGTGTCGCACATAGTATTGTTAATGCAGCCTTCATCCTCGTCCTAGGCGGACTGGCCCTCGCATTTGGACTAGCCTTCGGTATCGGAGGAAAAGAATTCGCAGCAAAATATCTACGCAAACTAGACCAAAAAATCGAGGAATAAATCGTTAAGCGGGGTCAGTCCCCCACTGCTGTACAGCAGTGGGGGACTGACCCCAAATTATTTAAAAGGAGGTATGCCTTTTGATGTTGGTTAATTTGC
The window above is part of the Bacillus sp. SORGH_AS_0510 genome. Proteins encoded here:
- a CDS encoding methyltransferase domain-containing protein; its protein translation is MFELKIHKDDVVFIDQLTGSSEVILTFGGHHILTPLSTDTLRKKYFDIIHTFPTIQMYTYGEAERVDMVALTTLVFKKLMSGKNQQIRALEMGSGYGCSSYFLASVLKVFSNSNYLFCMDSWEPRKEQPDLAHYQNVFDHFRSMMKYTGVYEQIKSLVCDPQVGMETLQDDFFDVIFVNGNHEKQDIIHAVKKIKVGGLLIGYNYSGLNEMFGEDLSGFGKSSVWNKTITKEDKLRCQQMKGPNNADSTLKVREIASAVKESMAYLSSQVQDRNSPAYQTLLNQTIQAVHFVEKLVAKEDTNRELKLSSNLLKSCLLDYKLSCENNAHDQSASLMVKDIVPIFTKWIQQANQEKAEGEPAVKKNLHGAQKVETGSHTQYDKGFFSSQQHGSLLSAKQVVPYLINLLKPKSVVDVGCGVGTWLSVFKDQGVEVITGLDGDYVDTNMLHIPKESFISQDVSKSFTLDRQYDLVVSLEVAEHLREQEAEPFVDNLVSLGPIILFSAAIPLQGGTDHLNEQWPDYWRNIFLKRGYLAVDCIRGVFWNNSQVEWWYRQNMIMYVKKEWVGKYPELEAFTKINTPLSIVHPAVYYGRNRLRMN
- a CDS encoding CsbD family protein → MNKDQVKGNLEQAKGEAKEKWGKLTDDHSTEMDGKMDKAKGKVREGYGDVKDELS
- a CDS encoding mechanosensitive ion channel → MNANEMMMGWSSYFQDLPNLIMALLVLLVGWLIAKWIGRGVEAALRKTSFDDKLFSKFGKRKYSSEVIIGKIVYYLLLVVVWTIFFNMLSLSFIATPFVQMLSTITAAIPNLLKAALILLFAWVVAYLLSNLFKRAATRFNLERHLAKRDLAKGELDAVNKVNSISKVIFYFVLLLFLPAVLGALDMEGISKPFAQTLSVILAFIPKLFAAALILFIGWLMAKIVRDILTSLLTNAGVEKLGKRLGLDQSADGRASLSNIIGNIAFILILLPTIITALEKLDLKGVSDPAISMLRSVLSMIPNIAVAVMLILAGIWLGKVVEKIVTQMLWRVRFDGVFHKMGVGSLTPDASKTSLSQLVGLLAKIVVVLLFTVEALQIVHLDFLVTLATGVLAYLPMLVAALVILGVGLYVGHLVERILQNVLKNTYSRTLAAVAKYAVFTITIFMALDQLGVAHSIVNAAFILVLGGLALAFGLAFGIGGKEFAAKYLRKLDQKIEE